The stretch of DNA AGGTAAAGGCAGAGCCACGGCAGAAGGATGCCCTCCGGGCCGTGGACGATGAAGGCCAATGCCGCGGCGGCATGGGCCAGGACGGCGTAGTGTCGGTCGTCCCACGCCCTGACGAACCCCACCAGGGCGAACGAGACGAGACAGGCGTAAAGGGCGTGCGGGGCCGCCAGTTGGGAGGCGGTGAACCCCAACAGGGAGGTCCCACAGATCACGGCCGCCAGACGCGCCCCGCGAACCCGGCCCCGCCGGACTGCCAGGGCTGCCGCGGCTGCCATGCCGAGTCCGGCTAGCGCCGGCCAGAAGCGGACGGAAAACTCGTCCCACCCCAGGATGTCCAGGGACAGGGCCTCGAGTCGCCAGAAACCCGTGGACTTTCCAAGGTAGGGGGCTTTCCCGATTTCGGGCCGCAGGGAGGAGCCTTGGAAGGCTGCGTTCGCCCCGATGGAGGCGTGGACCCCCTCAAGGGGATCCAGAAGCCCATGATCGCCGATGCCTCGGAGGTAGAGGTAGCCAAGAATCAAGGCGATCAGCAACGCGGCCCGATGCCGGAAACAGAAGGATGTCAGGGACACGGTCTCACCCCATCGGGACGGAAACGCCGACTCCATCCACCCGCACCCTGGGGCAACTCAATGGACATCGCCCGAAAGGGTCTGGAGCAGGTTGCAGCCGACGAGCGTCAGCGCGCACGCCTCCAGAGCGAAGGGAAGCCGCCCCACGTAGACGCCGTTCAGCTTGACATAGTTCCCCGGCTCGAGCCCGGCCAGCGGCGTCGCCAGGGACGGGGCATAGAACACGGCCAGGAGGTTGTCCTTGGGGATGAGCGATGGGGACGAGGGGCCGAACTTGAGAACGTAGCCATAGTCGTTCAGACGCTCCAGGGTGTTCACGTAGCCGCTGACGACGATGCGCCTGTCCTTCCAGTGCAGGTCGAAGGAGGCCTCCCCCTGAGCGATCTCCCGGGCCAGGACGCTCGCCTCCTGAACCCCCTCCTTCCGGTCCGCTATGCGCTGCTCCACGTTGCGGTAGAGGGGAAGGAACGGCTCGAACCCCTTGTCAATCAGGGGTTTGAGCAGCGCAAGGGCGTCGTCCAGGCGGCGCTCCCCCCCATGGGCGTTGGCATAGAAAAAGGCCAGGACATAGTCCACATAAGGGTCCTTGCCCTTGGCCTCCTCCAGCCTGGCGCGCCACTCCATGGGCGACCGCGTCTCCCCGCCCACCCCGGAGAGGGAGAAGTTCGCCAACTGAGCCATGGCCCGGTAGTCCCCCCTGGCCTCGGCCCTGCGGTACCACTCCCCGGCCAGGCCCTCGTCCTGGGAGACCCCCTCGCCATAGTCGTACATGACGGCGATCGCCGTCATGCAGCGCGGGTCGTCCGAGGCGAGCATCCACTGATGCAGGGCCTCCGTGTAGTCCCCGGCCCGACGGGCCTCGAGCCCCTCCTCGTAGCTCCCGTCCGCCCCGAGGGCGAGGAACGGCAACAGCAGCAGGGCTGCGAATATCCTTTTCATACCGACGCCTCCCTCATTCGCGCATCATTCACGAGCCTCATTCACAGGCCTCACTTACAAGCCTCATTTGAATAGAGGAAGGAGCGCCTTGAACCCCGGCGCCCTC from uncultured Fretibacterium sp. encodes:
- a CDS encoding glycosyltransferase family 39 protein encodes the protein MESAFPSRWGETVSLTSFCFRHRAALLIALILGYLYLRGIGDHGLLDPLEGVHASIGANAAFQGSSLRPEIGKAPYLGKSTGFWRLEALSLDILGWDEFSVRFWPALAGLGMAAAAALAVRRGRVRGARLAAVICGTSLLGFTASQLAAPHALYACLVSFALVGFVRAWDDRHYAVLAHAAAALAFIVHGPEGILLPWLCLYL